Sequence from the [Clostridium] scindens genome:
TTTAAGTCCGCAAAGGAAATATTCTTGTCAATGACCAGTCCTTCGATCTGGTGGAAGGACGGGGAGTGGGTCGCGTCCACTTCGTCAGAACGGAACACGCGTCCCGGGGCAATCATACGGATTGGAAGCTTGCCCTGCTCCATGACACGTGCCTGTACCGGCGATGTCTGGGTACGCAGCACGATATCTTTATTAATATAGAAGGTATCCTGCTCGTCCTTTGCAGGATGCCCGTCAGGAATATTCAGTTTTTCAAAGTTATACAGATCATACTCCACTTCCGGGCCTTCTACTACTTCATAGCCCATGCCAACGAAGATTCTCTCTACTTCTTCCAGCGCGATCGTATTTGGATGGCGGTGCCCCACCATATTCTTCTTCGCCGGAAGCGTCACGTCGATGACTTCCTGCTTCATCTTTTCTTCACGGATAGCCCGCTCCATCTTTTTCTTGCTCTCTTCCAAGACATTCTCGATAGACGCTCTTGTCTCATTCACAAGCTGGCCAACCTTAGGCCGCTCTTCCGGGGCAACATCCTTCATGCTTTTGAGGACTGCGGTAAGTTCTCCCTTCTTTCCAAGGAACTTCACGCGCACATCGTTCAGTTTTTCAGGCACATCTGCTGCTTCAATGGCCCTAAGAGCCTCATCCTTGATGCTTTGTAATTTCTCTTTCATCTTTTTTCTCCCTTTCTTATATATTCTCTAGAACAACTCTCAACCTATGGCGGTGGGAGCCTTATCTCATTTCAAGATAAAAAAACCTCATCCCAAAAGGGACGAGGCATAACCCGTGGTACCACCCTGCTTCCTGCGTGCTATCCTCACACAGGCACTCTACGCATGCGTAACGTGCACCTACGGCATTTCCTACTGATATTTCAAAAATGCAGCTCGCGCGGGAAATTCGATTGCCATCCGAACCAAAGGAAACTTTCAGCCGGGGGTCTCCTCTCTCTAATGGGAAATGGGTCTCTACTTACGCGGTCATTGCTTTTTATCTATGAATACTTAATTATTGTATCATAACAATTGGGGATGTCAAGAAATAAATTACAACTTTTCCCTGCCTTTCCCGGTAAACATCTTATCATACATCATCATATTCAGTTCCCCGCCAAGCAATATGCAGTACATGCAGAAATACATCCACAGCATGATGAGCACGATAGTGGTAAGACTTCCATACATATCGGAAAACCCTTTGAATATATCTACATATACAGAAAATATCCAGGATACGATCATCCATCCAATAGCCGCAAATACCGCCCCTGGCAGCTGCTTGCGCAGCTTGTCCTTCCTGTTTGGCAGGAATTTATAAATCAGAAGGCAGAAGATCATCAATACAATGGGGGTGATGATGGTACGCATCGCGATCAATCTATCCGCCAGATTCTTAAGAATAGGTACATGTGCCGCAATGAATATATTCAGCGTATTACCAAATACGGATAGTACCAGCAGAAATATGATTACAAGTATGAACATCACCGTATAGATGGTTGCCCTGATTCTCAAAAATATATAATTACGTGTCTCATTACATTTATACACGCAGTTCAGCCCGGAGGTCATCGCAAGAACGCCTTTTCCAGCGGACCACAATGCTACTACTACTGTAATCGGAATGATTCCGGAAGATTGGTTGTACACCTGGTTCACAATCGAAGTAATCATAGAATCCACGGAGGTAGGAAACACCTGGATCACGGCGGTCATGACATCCGCCTTGGTTACCGGGGTATACTGCACCATGGTAATCAGAAGCAGAATGATCGGAATCATGCACAGCATAAAGAAGTATGCGGACTGTGCCGCATACGCCCCTACGTGATCTTCCGTAACATCAGCAGTCATATTTAGGATCTTCTGATATATCTCTTTTAATCTTTTCATTGTACTCTCCCATATACTTGCCCTATATTCTACCTGATTTTTCATGGTTTGTCTATTGAAAGTAAATCAAGGCCTGTATTCCGGCTGCTTATTCTACGGTAATGCCCGGGAAGAAAAGGGTAAGTATATCTATGTAGGTCTTGCCTTTTTTGGCCATCTCATTGGCGCCATTCTGGCTCATGCCTATACCATGCCCATATCCGCCGCCTTTTATAACAAATGTATCCCCCTCTTTCCCTATAGTAAAGAATGCGCTGGGCAGAAGCGCGGAACTCGCCACGGTGTTTCCATCCTGCTTCTGAATCTCATAGCCGCTGCCTCCTAATGCCCTGCGGATCTTATTCTCTGTGTCCACCGTTACGCTCCCCTTATCTCCGGTGGCGCAGATCTGAAGCGCAACGCCTCCCGGCCCTGTCCTGGTCACCTCTACGTTTTGCAGCATGCCTACATCGGTTGCGGTATTAAGGCCTACCAGGTTGGAGAGAGTCTGTACTGGTATTCTGGCCTCCCACCGGTACCATGGCAGTTCTCTTTCATAGTCACCCTCTTCGTCCTTTACCTCAACGGTCTGAAGATACTGGTTCTGCTCATTCGCTTCCGTTCCCCAGGCCTCCAAGCTTGTCGTTTTTCCACAGGAAGTGGAATAATAGTAGGTGGTCACGATCTGACCGTTGAATCTTGCCACCTGCCCCTGCGTCTCACTCACAGCCTGGCTTGACGCCTCCTGAGCCTGGGAATTGCCATATACCTGGTAATCCGTGCTGTCGTTTACGTGCGCTTCGTATTCCGGGTATCCATACTCTGCCATCTGCTGATAGGCATAACTTCTTGCGCAGACTGCCTGCGCTTTCAGCGCTTCCAATTCATAGGATGCCGGCATCTCGCTGGGCACGACCTTGCACAGGTACGTTTCAACCGGAAGTTCATTGATGATGACAATACCTTCCGCCGTAGTCCGAAGTTCCAGCGTCCCGGCATAGGAAGGCACGCCATATCCTCTCTCAATGCTGTCCAGCGTAACTTCCCCTCCATCTTTTGCCTGTATGCGAAGATTGCCTTTGGCAAACCGCTCGTCATCCGGCGCAAATGCCGCCTTCTGGCCTGGCTCGATCTCCTGCTGCTCCTCACCGAAAGACAGAACCAGGCCTGCTGGAGACGACACTTCCACGCCCGGATGCACTATTCCTGCATGTCCGGTAGTCATAATAAGCACGCGAATGTTGGGATTCTCCGTCAATTGCGGTTCTTGTCCCTCTTCCGCATGCTGCCTGGATGTATCCGGCTGCTTTTTCACCTTTTCTTCTTCCCGCGAGGACAAGGAAGAGAGCAGGCCGCTGATAATCAGCAGGCTGGCCGCTATAGCCAGTCCATAGTATAAGCTTCTTCCCCTTGTCCATCTGCTTACGCTGCATAGCAGCCTGTTCCATCTATACTTATTCCTGCTGCTCTTATTCCAATTATACCGGTTCCGTCTATTTCGGCTCCACTTGTCTTGATTCAATCTATCCGTGCCCTCTTGTCCATGTCTTTTTCTAAATGTATGCTTAGCTGCTGTGGTTTATGCACCGTCTCTGCCTCCCGAATGTCCGCCATATTCTCTTGATAACCTTCCTGGCATCGAAAGAAAATGCCAGCGGCAATTTTTCCGATGCTAAGCAACAAAAAGACAGCCGCAAAACGACTGTCCTTTATCTTTTGTATTTCCCCAAAATGCCGGTTTCTGTATTTTGACTCCTAGCCACAGCTAGGTGGGTGTCCGCATCTGTTTTTCTGTCTTCCCCTGCGATATCGGAGGCCTGACATATTACAGAGATATAAGAGTCCCGTTTAAAGTTTTGTAGGTTCAAAATTACAGAAGTTGTCGTGCATTCCAGGTTTCTACTGGAATTATTATAACCCATTTACATGGATTTTACAAGTCTTTCTGATAAGCAGATTGTTCCAGTTCAATTAGTTTAATTCATCAACAACCTTCTGGATAGCTGCAAGCGCATCGTCAGGAAGTTTATCATAGCCTTCTTTTGCCGTCTCAAATGCCTTGATCTCGTTTACACGGTCATTCATGCGGGCCTTCAGCTGCGTAACATATTCAGGATCGTTCATGTCCGGAATGAATCCTTCCCAATCCAATATCTCGATATCTGAGAATGGACCCCACTTATGGAAATCTGCTTTTTTCTCTACGATTGCTTCGAGAATTCCAAGCGTATCCTTTGGCTGTACCTTTTTGCCCATGAAATCTCCTGTATTAACGATATAGCAGTCTACATTCTTCTCCTCTACGAGTTTTTTGAACTTTTCATAATCGTTTGCCAGAGGATAGGTTCTGAATGGGTTCGCATATGGCACAACGACCAGCTTGTTAGGATCTACGCCAGGAGCAAGTCTCTCTGCGGAGGATCTCTTCGTTGCAAGAGTAGCTCCCATTACGGATGCCAGAGAAGCGCCTTTGAGTTTTACTACCGGCGGGATCGTTGGATCTTTCATAATCCAGAAGATAGCGTTAACCGGAGCATCAATCTTATCAACGCGGTTTGGAGACCACAATTTGGACTTGATCGCACGTCCGTTGCCATTTCTAATATCTTCCGTTACCAGCTGGATCTTTCCATCCTCATCCAATGTAGCAGAGCAGTTCTGAGCGGTCAGAAGATATTTATTGTCCTCGCATCCTGTCGGATAGTCCGCTGTCTTATCAAAATAGGTAGGCTCGATCGCGATGGATGCGCATGTATCCGTATTGATAATGAACGCATCGTCGTGAAGCACCTTGATCTCATATTTACCACCATGCTTCGCATGTGTAAGCGTTGATTTTCCGGATCCTGACAATCCATATACAGATGCAACATAACTGCTTCCGTCCGGAAGTAAGTATTCTTTCTGTCCGCCATGGCAGGACGCATATCCATTACGGTTTGCAATTGCCCAAACCATGGTAAGGGTTCCTTTCTTATGCTCTCCGAAGTATCTCATGCCAAGGATGCATGCGCAGTTAGTCTCTGTGTTAAAATAGCACAGAGTCTTCTTTGCAGGATCGCTTAAGCAATCGAAGCTGACGCCAGGCGCTTCCTTTGGTATCCACTGAGGATCAGAGAAGATATAGATGTCTGGCTCTTTGCCATCGCCAACCGCCTTTGACTCCTTATACATCTTTACATATTCATCAGACATATACTGGAAGTTCAGCATCCAGTTATACATGATGTTCTCTTCGCCTTCTGGAATCAGGAGGTGCGCTTTTACCATGAATTCCGGATCCAGTCCTGCATATACGGTTGCATGATACATCTTCTTAAAGCGGGATGTATAGATTGCATCCATAGCAACTTTATCCAGCGCGTCACAGTCTACTCCCGGCTCGCCAGCGATACGGCGGGCGGTAGCGTAACGGCCTGTAATTGCTCCATCATTGAATAAAAGAACCTTTGCATCAGCATCAAGGCCAAATTCTTCTCCTCTATATACAGGCATGTCTGTAACTACGGTTCCTGGTGAATTCTTTGCCAGATTATATGCCTCTTTTAATGTGTTAACCGGTACAACATTATTTCCATAAAATGCTGCTTCGATAATAGATCTTGTCTTTGAGAATCCCGGCTTGCCTTTTCCTATTTCTTCAATTGGATAATACGCTTTTGTTGCCATATCTTCTTTTCCTCCTTAAAATTCGAAATTTGATTCATTATCTCATTTTTTCGCGCAAAAGTCAATACTTTAACAATGTTTTAACGAAAGTTTATATTTTTTAGAATTCATTTACTAAATATTTGCGCTGTATAATTGTATAAAAAATTGCAAAAATGCAAGATTGTGTAAACAATCCTGCATTTTTCATCAAATGCCAAAATATTTTTTATTACACTTTCGTATTGCGGCGGCAAATCCGAAGAGGGCCAGGATTACGACTGTGATCATTACTATAAAGACCTTTGGAATCCTTTCTACATATATGTTATACAAATCTACCGCTCCATAAACCGTAACTATGATTCCCAAAAGGAGCAGCGGCAGCGAGGCTTCCCTGCTATATCCTTCAAGATCCTTGCATTTTCCTGCATCCACGCCTTTCGGCAGAAGGATCGTCCGGTTGATAATCTTTTTATATTTCAGCATGAAAAATCCATACAGACAATAAATTCCACAGGCAAGCCCAATGAATCCAAATATTCCTTCAAACATCTAATGCACTCCTTTTACTATATCTTCAGTATGCCTTTCACCGTATCCTTCATCATGTCCACATCACATTCCAGCGTATGAAGCACCTTTGCATCCAGTATCTCCTGAATCGCCTGCGGCATATCTACGCGGGAGATCTCCTGAAGTTCATTGAGCAGGCTGAATTCATCGGCCCCCTCGTATTTATCATCGATGGCTGTCATCACGCTTTTTACGAACTTATACGGGCTGGCAGTGGAGGCAATCACGCACTTCTTATCATCCTTGCTTTCTTCCCTGTAACTGCGGCATACATAGGATGCCACAGACGTATGGGTATCCATGACATAGCCCGTCTCCTCATAGACCGCCTTGATGTTCGCGGCTGTCTCTTTTTCATCCGCGTATCCCGCTGCAAAATCCGCAAGACGTTCCTTCATATCCTCTGTGATCGTATAACTTCCATCTGCTTTCAGTTCTTCCATCAACGCCTTCGTCTTTTCCGAATCCTGGCCAGCCACCAGATATATCAATCGCTCCAGATTACTGGAGATCAGGATGTCCATGGATGGAGATGTGGTCAGCACGAATTCCCGATTCTTATCATAGGTTCCAGACTCAAAGAAATCAAAGAGCACCTTATTTTCATTGGAGGCACAGATCAGCTTGTCTATCGGAATCCCCATATTCTTTGCATAATATGCTGCCAGAATATTTCCAAAATTACCGGTAGGCACTACCACATTGATCTTTTCGCCGTCCTGTACCTCTTCGTTGGCAAGAAGCTTGGCATAGGCATAGACATAATAGACGATCTGGGGAACCAGCCGTCCGATATTGATGGAATTAGCGGAGGAGAACTGATATCCCTTGCCAGCCAATTCCTTTGCCAGCTCCACGTCTTCAAACATGGCCTTGACGCCGCTCTGCGCATTGTCAAAATTACCGTGAATCGCGACTACATCTACATTCTTTCCTTTTTGAGTGACCATCTGCAGTTCCTGCACTTTGCTGACGCCGTTCTTTGGATAGAATACGATAATCCTTGTCCCTTCCACATCCGCAAACCCCGCCATCGCAGCCTTTCCGGTATCTCCTGAAGTTGCCGCGAGAATTACGATCTCCTTGTCAGCCTGATTCTTCCTGGCCGATGTGGTCATAAGATGCGGCAGAATAGACAGGGCCATATCCTTAAAGGCGATGGTCGCCCCATGGAACAATTCCAGATAGTAGGTATCTTTAATCTTTACTAAGGGCGCAATCTCTTCCGTATCGAACTTGCTGTCATACGCCTTATTGATACAGTCTTTCAACTCTTCTTCTGTAAAGTCCGTCAGGAATAGTTTCATGACCTCATAAGCGGTCTGCTGATAGGTCATATCCTTAAGCTCATCCAAAGAAATATCCAGTTTTGGTATTTCTTCCGGAACGAACAGTCCTCCGTCCGGCGCAAGTCCCTTAAGAATTGCTTCAGAAGCCGTCACCTTTCTATCTGAATTTCTAGTACTTTTGTAATGTAGATTCATCTCTTTTCACCCTTCTTTTATACTTTAATTTGCTTTCCTGAACAGAATAAAAAGTACAGCGCTGATCGCCATCAATATCGGATAGAACAGATATGGCATGATATTAAACGGCGTCAGCCCTGTAAGACTGGCTGCCGACAGCAGCTGGGCGCCATATGGGATCAGCCCCTGCCCCACGGAAGTAAAAATATCCAGCAAAGACGCTGATCTTCTTGGAGATATTTCAAACTCATCGCTGATTTCCTTTGCGATAGGTCCTGCCATTACGATCGCAACCGTATTATTGGCCGTACACATATCAACCAGAAGCGACAATCCCGCAATGCCGACCTCGCCGCCGCGCTGCCCTTTGATGCTCTTCTTGATGAGATTCAGTATAAACTGTATTCCTCCAAATTCCTTAACCAGCGACACAATGCATGCCACCACGATCGAGATGACGGTGATATCATACATCCCCGTAACTCCCTCGCCCACAGAAGAGAACATCTCCCCGACCGCCAGGCTGCCTGTCGCGACTCCCACGATCAAGGATATCACCGTTCCTCCGATGAGCACCACGAATACATTGATTCCAATCAGCGCGCCAACCAGTACCAGAATATATGGCAGCACACGGAATATATTGTACGTCAGTTCTTCTGTCAGTTTAAAATTCGCATTCCTGGTAATCACCAGGAATATGATGATCGTGATAATAGCTGCCGGAAGCACGATAAAGAAGTTCTCCTTAAACTTATCCTTCATCTCGCATCCCTGCGTCTTTACCGCGGCAATCGTCGTATCCGATATCATAGACAGGTTATCGCCGAACATTGCCCCGCATACAACCGCTCCGATACAGATAGCTAGGGAGAACCCTGTCTTCTCGCTGATTCCTACCGCGATTGGGGCCAATGCCGCGATCGTCCCCATGCTTGTCCCCATTGATACGGAGATGAAGCAGCCAATCACAAACAATCCCACTACCGCCACTTTCGCCGGAAGTATGGAAAGGCCCAGATTAACCGTACTTTCCACGCCTCCTGCAGCCGTGACCGCGCCGGAAAAGGCTCCAGCGCTAAGGAAGATCAGACTCATGGTAATAATGTTCTCATCTCCCACGCCTCTTGATATAATGCTGATCTTTTCCTGAAAACTTAGGCCTCTGTTTTGGATAAATGCCACCAGAAGCGCAATCAAAAAGGCTACGATCGCAGGCATTGCATAAAAATCCCCCGTGATAATGCCTGAACCAAGGAATATTACAAGAAATACCCCTATGGGCAGGAGTGCTGCCCCATTTCCTCTCTCATTTCCCATACCTATGTACTCTCCTATCCTTTTTTCTTACTGTTGGTGTAATTCACCAGGCCGCCGGCCGCAATCAGCTTCTGCATGAATTCCGGAAATGGCTGTCCTTTATACTGCGCGTCCTTAGTCTTGTTATAGATGATTCCGCTGTCAAAATCCACTTCCACTTCGTCGCCGGCTTCAATCCCTGCTGCCGCCTCCGGGCACTCGATGATCGGCAAGCCTATATTAATGGCATTCCTGAAAAAGATGCGCGCGAATGTCTCGGCGATCACGCAGCTAACCCCTGCCTCTTTTAGGCAGAGGGGCGCATGTTCTCTGGATGAGCCGCAGCCAAAGTTCTTTCTCGCCACGATCATGTCTCCTGGCTGTACCTTCCCGGCAAACTCCGGATCAATATCAACCATAGCATGGGTGGCAAGTTCTTTTCCGTCAAAAGAATTCAGATATCTGGCTGGAATAATCACGTCAGTGTCTACATTGTCTCCATATTTAAATACTTTTCCTGATGCTTTCATTATCTGTCACCTACTTTCTCTGGATTCGCAATACATCCCGCGATCGCACTGGCCGCTGCTACTTCGGGGGATGCAAGATAGATCAGGGAATCTACATGCCCCATTCTTCCAACAAAGTTCCTGTTCGTTGTAGAGACGCACTTCTCTCCTGCTGCCAGGACGCCCATATGCCCGCCCATGCAAGGTCCGCAGCTTGGCGTATTGAACGCGCATCCTGCATCAATAAAGATGTCTACCAGCCCTTCTTTGATACACTGCTTATAGATCTTCTGAGTCGCAGGAATGACCATGACACGAACATCCGGATGTACCTTCTGCCCTTTCAGCACTGCCGCCGCTCTTCTCATATCTTCCATTCTTCCGTTGGTACAAGAGCCGATGACTACCTGGTCAATCTTAATCGGCTCCATTGCCTCTATTTCATCAATCGTCTTTGCATTGCCCGGAAGATGCGGGAATGCTACCGTAGGACGGACCTTCGCCAGATCTACTTCCACCACCGCGTCATAGTCGGCATCTGCATCTGCCTTGTAGATCTTGTATTCCTTATCGGAATGTTCCTTCATATATTCCTCGGCCTTTTCATCAACCAGGAAGATTCCATTCTTTGCGCCTGCCTCAATCGCCATATTTGCCATGGTAAATCGATCATCCATGGTAAGATTTGCAATGCCGTCTCCTACAAATTCCATTGATTTGTACAGTGCGCCGTCCACGCCAATCCTTCCTATAATATGGATGATGATATCCTTGCCGCTTACATAGGGCCCAGGCTTGCCTGTAAGCACGAACTTGATCGCGCTTGGCACCTTGAACCACAGTTCCCCGGTAGCCATTCCTGTCGCGATATCCGTCGTTCCGACTCCGGTAGAAAATGCTCCCAATGCTCCATATGTACAAGTGTGGGAGTCTGCGCCTATAATACATTCTCCTGCCACTGTAATTCCTTTTTCCGGCAGGATCGCATGTTCGATTCCCATCTGTCCCACTTCATAATAATGCGTCAGACCCTGTTCTTTCGCGAACTCGCGGATGGATTTGGAGTTCTCGGCGGATTTGATGTCCTTGTTCGGCGTAAAATGATCTGGTACCAGAACCACCTTATCCTTGTCGAACACTTTATCTGCCATCTGCCTGAATACAGGGACCGCCATAGGTCCTGTAATATCGTTTGCCATAACCACATCCAGCTTCGCCTCGATCAACTGTCCGGCTTCAACGCTGTCAAGTCCTGCATGGGCTGCAAGGATCTTCTGTGTCATTGTCATTCCCATAACTACTATGCCTCCTTATTTCACTTAGTCTTACAGGATATTCTAACACAGATAAATATGGCGGCGCAAGAAAGAATCAGCAAGAGGATAAGAACGCTTAGGTTTTCCTTATCTCCCGTCTTGACGGATGGGGTTTTTACGATAGAGGCTTCCGTCATTTGGGGCTGTTCTTTCGGTTCTATTTCCGGCTCCTTTTTGGGAACTTCCGGCTTTTCCTCTTCTGGCTTGTCAACGACCACGATTTCCTTGTCTTTCTTTTCTTCCGTGTTATCCGAGCGCACCACCACTTCATTCTCAATTTCTTTCCCTATCAACGCTTCATCCGTAATGGCTACCTGGTATTCTACAATATATCTTTCTCCGGATTCTATCCCTTGCAGGAATTCTCCAGCGTGTATGGTATAGGAATTACCCGAAACGGCAATGACTGCGTCAGATATGACGCTGTGATCCCCATCAAGCAGCGTAATAGAATGCTTCTGGAGCTTGACTCCTTCTGTCAGTATGGTGTCGGTTATGACTACATTTTTGGCCACCGCGTCCTTCACCTGCTGGGTGACATCTATCGAATACGTGATAATATCCCCCACTTGATACTTCTTCTTAGCCTTGTCTGCTTTCTTATCTACCACGATTTCCGGACGCGGAATCCATCTTACGTTCATCTGCACCGTCCCTGCCTCCACAGTTGCCAGATGGCCCGCGCCTACATCCTGGCTTCCGCTGCCTGTCTTTATCACCAGAGTACGCCAAGCCTGGTCAAGGGTTCCTTTCACCTGACCGCTTGACCAAGTCTTTCCATTGTCATATGTTACATCTGCAGCAAGATAGAAACGTTCTCCTCCATGGACAGCCGCACGGATGGTTTCCCTGACATTCCTGGACTCATTTACCAGTGTTATTCCTTCGGGCAGGGAAAAGACCAGCGAATTCGTTCCATCTCCATTGCAGGTGACAGATGATGTCCTCTGCCAGCCTTCTTCTTTGCTGAAATACGCCGTCAGTTCCGTATCCGACAGAGAGATGTCCGTGCTGGGAATCTGGGGCCATCCTTTGATTGCATCCGTAAATTGAATGACTGCGTTACGGATATCTTCATTTAGTCCAATAAATCCTGCGCTTTGCGGATTGCATCCGTCGTAAATGTAGGACAGTATGCAATGAGACAGGCAATATGCCCGGTCCGGCTGATCCCAGCCTCCATTCAGCGACGGCTTCATATAAGCGTCGTAACCCGGTCCCCCATAGACATAATACATAGCCTTTCCCAGCAATTGCGCCGGGTCTATCTCTTCAGACGGATAATTCCCATTCCCCGGCGATGCCATATCCGGCTCGAGACAATATGCCAGATTGCCGTTTACATAGTAATAATGGGTGGAGTATCCCATATATTGTACTGCTTCCCCTTGCACAAGCGATGCCTCGCCTGCGCATACTGTCATCTTGCTGCTTTTTCCTGCGATTCCAAGTATCAGGCACAACAATAAGGCCCCCAAAAGCAGGACTTTGCTACTTCTTTTTCCTTTCATAATTAACTCCTTTCACGTACGAAAAATAAACAAAAAGCTACGAACTTTCCGCTCCTCCTTTCCTTATTGTATTTTGCTCGTTTTGGAATACGGGAATGACTCTTCCCTGCGGGGATACCCCATTAATAGAAATCTTAGACGAGTGCAATTATCATATACATATTTGCGTCATTTGTCAATACGAAAAAAAGAAACCGGATTATTTCCGGTCTCTTTTCAGTCGAAGTTTCATCGCATCCAGCAGTTCCCTGTGGTTTCTGGATTCCATCTTTGGGA
This genomic interval carries:
- the leuC gene encoding 3-isopropylmalate dehydratase large subunit, whose amino-acid sequence is MGMTMTQKILAAHAGLDSVEAGQLIEAKLDVVMANDITGPMAVPVFRQMADKVFDKDKVVLVPDHFTPNKDIKSAENSKSIREFAKEQGLTHYYEVGQMGIEHAILPEKGITVAGECIIGADSHTCTYGALGAFSTGVGTTDIATGMATGELWFKVPSAIKFVLTGKPGPYVSGKDIIIHIIGRIGVDGALYKSMEFVGDGIANLTMDDRFTMANMAIEAGAKNGIFLVDEKAEEYMKEHSDKEYKIYKADADADYDAVVEVDLAKVRPTVAFPHLPGNAKTIDEIEAMEPIKIDQVVIGSCTNGRMEDMRRAAAVLKGQKVHPDVRVMVIPATQKIYKQCIKEGLVDIFIDAGCAFNTPSCGPCMGGHMGVLAAGEKCVSTTNRNFVGRMGHVDSLIYLASPEVAAASAIAGCIANPEKVGDR
- a CDS encoding thioester domain-containing protein, with protein sequence MKGKRSSKVLLLGALLLCLILGIAGKSSKMTVCAGEASLVQGEAVQYMGYSTHYYYVNGNLAYCLEPDMASPGNGNYPSEEIDPAQLLGKAMYYVYGGPGYDAYMKPSLNGGWDQPDRAYCLSHCILSYIYDGCNPQSAGFIGLNEDIRNAVIQFTDAIKGWPQIPSTDISLSDTELTAYFSKEEGWQRTSSVTCNGDGTNSLVFSLPEGITLVNESRNVRETIRAAVHGGERFYLAADVTYDNGKTWSSGQVKGTLDQAWRTLVIKTGSGSQDVGAGHLATVEAGTVQMNVRWIPRPEIVVDKKADKAKKKYQVGDIITYSIDVTQQVKDAVAKNVVITDTILTEGVKLQKHSITLLDGDHSVISDAVIAVSGNSYTIHAGEFLQGIESGERYIVEYQVAITDEALIGKEIENEVVVRSDNTEEKKDKEIVVVDKPEEEKPEVPKKEPEIEPKEQPQMTEASIVKTPSVKTGDKENLSVLILLLILSCAAIFICVRISCKTK